From a single Fulvivirga ulvae genomic region:
- a CDS encoding NADPH-dependent F420 reductase: MKKHIGILGSGTVGQALAAGFIKYGYQVTMGTGHPEKLSEWKGKAGSKGEVGSFNEAASAGDIIVLAVKGRVAKGVLEQCGLHNLKGKIIIDATNPISDEPPANGVLKFFTSLNSSLMEQLQSSFRESYFVKAFNSVGAHLMVNPDFGGEKPTMFICGNNADAKVEVKGILDLFGWETEDMGKDEAARAIEPLCILWCIPGFSQNQWSHAFRLLKK; the protein is encoded by the coding sequence ATGAAGAAACACATTGGTATTCTTGGATCGGGAACGGTTGGCCAGGCACTGGCAGCCGGTTTTATTAAGTATGGCTATCAGGTCACTATGGGTACAGGCCATCCGGAAAAATTGTCTGAATGGAAAGGAAAAGCAGGGAGTAAGGGTGAAGTAGGTAGTTTTAACGAAGCTGCATCTGCCGGTGATATTATTGTACTGGCAGTTAAAGGCCGTGTTGCCAAGGGTGTGCTGGAGCAGTGTGGTTTACACAATCTCAAAGGGAAAATTATCATTGATGCTACCAATCCCATCTCGGACGAACCACCGGCTAATGGTGTGCTTAAATTCTTCACCTCCCTGAACAGCTCTCTTATGGAGCAGTTACAAAGCAGCTTCAGAGAGTCGTACTTTGTTAAAGCATTTAACAGTGTAGGTGCCCATTTAATGGTAAATCCTGATTTTGGAGGTGAAAAACCCACTATGTTTATTTGTGGTAATAATGCTGATGCCAAGGTCGAAGTGAAAGGTATATTGGACCTGTTTGGCTGGGAAACAGAGGATATGGGCAAGGACGAAGCTGCAAGGGCGATAGAGCCGCTGTGTATATTATGGTGTATTCCGGGATTTAGCCAAAATCAATGGAGCCATGCCTTTCGCTTGCTTAAAAAATAG